The Choloepus didactylus isolate mChoDid1 chromosome 16, mChoDid1.pri, whole genome shotgun sequence genomic interval ATCATGCTCGagatggagtcctttataaacttgGTATCTTTTTGCTCCTTTTCTtatgctttaagtttctgaaaaatattaatCTCTGTCCTTTGTGTAAGATGCTATTTTTCAAATCATCAGAGGCATCTGTTCtttcttcaaagaattttatCCATGTCTAATGGAACTTAGTAGGAGGAAAAAAGTGAGTAAATGAtgagaatgaagaaaaacattttgtaaattatataAATGACAGCCAAAAAGCTTGCTGGATTACTTCAAGCCAGAGAAACCAGAAAAGGCAACTGTTAAAAGAGTCGAGTGCTTTGTGGGGCATCAAGAGGTCTCTAATCCAATTTCCCTGCTAGAAGCAACTGGCAGGCAGGGTTTTCTATCCCATTCTGAAGGCTCCCAAGGACTAAGGAACCTTGAGTAGTGAATGATCAGCCTTGAGTCAGAGAATGTGTCTTTATGTCTAACAGAGCAGGAGCAAAATATTTCATCAAACACAGGACTATTACGACTATTACAGTTCTTTCTGCATGGAAAtcactttcttcttttgtttttcctcctaAAATGGAGAATAGCTGTTCAGCATGTTTAACAGGAAAGGTCTAATTCTCTACCATGTGATTTTCTAAGTCTTAGGGGGAACGCGACATGGCTGTTGGGCAGGGCTGGGAACGAGTGGCGTTGAAATGAAGAAACCATGAAAAATCTACATCACAGCAATTCATTACTCATCAAACATTGACTATTTATGTACCAGCCACAATTTCCTGTGCTGAGACCAGGGGGAATGCCCCCAATGACTCAATCAACCCCCTTCAAGGAATTTGCAGTCTCTTCTTGCTTTTGAGTCTAGCTCTATCTTGcttgctttccttcctcttgGATCTCCTCTCTCCCCGTCCTTggcatttctctccctctcaccaTCTCCTCTCCACTGCCTCTCTTATTTCGTTAACTGCCTCTTCTCACACCCTTGCACCTCTgccctttttatttcttggacacacaaatgcacacacatacaatccCACCATTACACTTCATTTGTtctttgcaaataaataaaagagatccGACATCTTTTCAGTGGCTACTGAGGGCTAGAGGGTatgagaatggaagagaaaatgttcTTCCTGTCTCCAAGGCTTATTATAAGCTAAACCTTCTCCCATGGCAAGAATGAAAAAgggtaatatatacatatatacataaattatatatatactatatgtataatatatatgtatagtatATATACTAGTATACATATACACTATAtaggggatatatatatataagtgtatatatatactgtatatccgatatatagtgtgtgtatatagatatatactaGTATGTATatataagtgtatatatatactatatatcccatagtgtgtatatatacactatatatattaatttaaactacagtataaatataaatatagtataATTTATActatataaattaattatataattaaaggatatttatatatacacatacatatatatatatacagacacacacatatacactatTAGTAAACAAAGCAATTGTTCAACTAACCACTAATTTTTAGGTCTTTCttactggaaaataaaatagaagcttTTATAATCATTTCCCTTCagacttattttcattcttttgatcaCTTAGTCCTTCTCTGGGATTGCACAGTTTCCCTCCAACACCCTTGCAGACACGGAGACTCACACTAGTCATAGCAGGCAGATGCCATCCAGTGAATGTGGATGCTCCTGTTGGGGAGCAGCCTGTGCCCTGTCCGCGGCACCCCCTCCGTTTACGGTCGGCACCCCCCTCCCCGGCCGCCAAGCACCCCTCCCACCAGCAGCCCCCGGGACTGACCCATCGTCTCCACTACTACGTTGGCTCCTGGATGGAGCCAGCTCCCCCTGGATCCCGTGAGTGCGCTCGGCCGGCTCAGGGCAGGTGTTCCATGGATAACTCTCCAACCGAGCGTTCTAGAAATGTGCCCAAGGGGAAACTGCAAACCATTTCTAAGATTCTTGATAAATCATTTTCTTGGAGATGAGGAATGTGGCTCAGAGGAAAACCTGAGAGAGACTACAAAAACGGAAAAGCTCCAGCATACTGGCCTACCACTGAAAACAGAGGAGGGAAACACCAGGTTTAGGGTGTATTCTATGCTTACAACTTAGCACTTGGTCAGCTTTAGTGAGGGGCCCAGAAACCTAAAGAAGCCAAGACCGTGAGAATTCAGATGTAAGGGAGGTTCAATGAAAGGAGGCCGTGAGGTAGTCTAGTTATATGTGTGGCGTTTATCCTTAGGTGGTTAACCTATAAACCATATGACTGGACTTCTCACACAAGCTAAGTTTTGCTGCTAGGAAGAGAAAGTCttaatttttgtgctttttaaacaattgtctgCCATTGTCATCTACTCCAGGAAGAGAAGTGTTTTTAGCCacattatttattgtttataacAAAGAAAGTCAGGAGGAGCTgtcttttttttaagtagaattCTTAAAAGTAAATACAATTATAATTTCTTCAAATTATGtcacagataataaatatttagaaggaaaaacaagatATTTTAAGATTTCATTACTAATATTTGTGGGTAAAAATGTCTGGTTAGAATCTCCTCCTCCCTAATCATATTGTCTAATAATCTCATTCTACTTTCTGAAATCAGAAATTATGTAGATATTATCTGGATAGGAGTTAAATTAATCCTGATTTGTAAAATAGTTTTTCCTCAAAATGTGAAATgcaataaatacaaatttatttgATATAAATATCAAAGTTAGGAGCTTTAGCATTCATCAGAAGGGACTTGTTTAAATCAGAATTTACTTGGCaagaaagacaataaaacaaATGGGCAGAATTCCCCTCCAAGCTTCCTCCAGGCTTTAATTAGCTCCTCTTTGGGCTGAAAGAAGCCCACGTCTGAGTGGAAGACAGGATGGAGCATCTGCTCTTGGGGCTCCAGGGAGTGATTATAACCACTTTCCCTTGAAAGATAATTAAACCAGGGCCTTCCAGAATCACACCAGAGACcgtaaatataaaacaaaatgaatataatTTCACACGTTTCAGCAACTCTGGATTCTGTCCTAACCATCCTAGAACACGCTTCCTAACGAGACTCAGAATCCAAAACGTGCACATTTACTTGCCTCCCCAAACTTCCATCTATGTGTTAGTGTGACAAACAGGCTTATTTCAATCATCAGTACCAAGGACTCTAAATTTTATAGGCATTAGGTGAATGTGAGgataattaagaataaaaataaagtcaacaaaattacatacataaatataagatatatattttcTTGAATATCACCTTTTTCTTGGATGCTTCTGACTTCTTTGACATGTTCTTCAACTTCTTGTGCAAATGATTGAGGACCTGAAAGACACAGAATAATAAAATCAGTTTACCACACACCTCACAATTCATTGTCTCTTTTGCATTGATAATTATTGACATTCTAAAATGGTGACATCATTATTtgtgaaataatttaaacaaaaatatgcaTTGAGGGAGAAAGCAACAACCAGTAGGAATTGACAAATCTGTCTGCTTTTCCAACATTCAGGGATGTGGTGGGTGGGACAGACACCCATCCAGAAACTTACAACTTACCCCTTCAAGTTCACCTTGTGATACCCACAGAGGAGACTGGAAGGTGCCGGAGCGTCAGGCTCTGGGCTTTGGTCCAGAAGGAGCAGCATGGCTCCCCACTGATGCATCCAGATCTATCTTCCTTTTGCCTTTGTAGAGCCTAGGATTCTACATTTAATAATCATCATATCCCTGCTACACATCTGACATGAAGCTAGCCCCCAAATACACAGAAAAATCAGAGGAAGCACCTGCCCTGACGGAGCCCGTGTGGATGCAGAGTGGAGGAAACAGGGTGAACGGAGAGAAGGAAATCGCATTTCTTCGAGGCAGCCATGCTGAATGGAGCCCGTGGGTCGCCTCCACTGCAGATCTCCAGGAGGCAAACAGCTCCTTTGACTCTTTATTCAAATCCTACCGGCCGTGCTGTGCTCTTAGACAACAGCCTCAGTGATGACTATTAGACCTAGCCAGGTTTTACACTGATGTCCCTGTCAGTGAGTATTCTCGAAGATACACTGGCTTTGGTAATTAGAGAAACAATTTTGCCTATTCTTGTCAGTTTAATACTCAGGAGAGGTGAAAATCTTTGGATACATATGGGAATTTCCAATATTAAGTTGGTCTTATATAAGACTACTAACCCTAAGAACTGGTATTTGATCTCATTTTCATATCGCAGCTGAGCAAAAGAAAATTTAGCTTCTGGATGAGTAAGAGCTTTAGACAGTCTGCAGATGGCCGAGCTGAGTGAAAGAACTAGAGCCAAGAACCAGCTACTTCGTCTCCCTCCAGCACCACAGCATGGTAATAATTAATCGAATTGGACTTATTGCAAAAATCTGGCCCACCCAGCGGGAGGCAGCGGTGTCCCTGGACCATCAGCCACAGCCCAAGAGACCACATCAGGCAGGTACCCCCCTCATGAGCCCTGCAGCTAAGCACCCCCCACTGCCAACCCCAAATTCCCACCAGACTGAAACACTTCTCACTTCCTAAAACGGCTCAGGGCCATCTACAAGCCATCACTGAAGTGGAGGTCTTTTGCAGGCAACAGGAGCACTTGGGATAAACATCAACACTGGGGTTGCTTGCTGTTTTGACGCCTGAAATTGAGGTACCAACAAATCAGATGAAGGCAAAGACAGAAGAAGAGCTTTGGCAGGAGCAGAAGAGAACATGTTTCAAGGAGAAGGAAGGGCCCTCCTGGGCAGGACAGGGGGCCTCAGTGGACCACCAGCAGGAGACCACAAGAGGACAGTGGTCCCTGAGAACAAGGGAGCAGGAGGAGAGAACAGAGGGAAGGCTGCACTGTACCGGCCCCAGGAGGCACCTGGAGACAAGGTCAACATGGAAAACTCACAGGTTTTCTCCTGGGGCAGCAAATGAGGCTGGATCTCTGCTTGGTGACTTCAAAACTCCTAAGGAAATGGGCTGTCATGGATTGACCAAGAAAAGGCCACCCAGGCCTTACTGGACTCTGTGTCTCTGCCACAGCCTGGACGCTAATAGCTTACTGAGAAATCACAACACGCCCTGACGAAGGCTGCACTGTCATGGTAAGTCATGGCTGCATCTCCTCAGAAGACCAGAAAGCATTTCTTCCCCATCCTATGCATCTAGAGGGTGCGAGCAGGAAGGCGCCCGTCAAGCCTGAGCCGAGGCAGCCCAGCCCTCCGACATACCCGCTGTGCCAAGACATTCGGCGATGTGGGCACGTCTAGAGTTCACCTCCGTGTTGGATGGAGGAGGGTCCGGTCAAGAACTCACTTCAACGGGAGAGAGGAGGAGCCCAGCTTTGTACAGTTCCCCATGACAGTGGGGAGGGGCTTCCCAGTAGAGCAGAGGGTCACAGCCCAACGGGGCCAAAGGAGACACCGGGCATGTTCAGAGGCAGGAGcattttattcagggcttacttacaagggaaATGGAAGCCGGtccattgccctgaaatcaggagggcttacttacaagggaaATGGAAGCCGGtccattgccctgaaatcaggagctgctctgcatggcggcaggttcagagctcaacgtgagGATGCTCCTCACTTTGGGGGGTGGGGCTGAACAAGCTGGtcataagggcttgacattccaatgggttgAGAGCATGAGGTGGGAGCAGGGTCTTGAAAGGTAGGGAGGAGcagaggattatagattatcttgtagatgaCAGtttctcagggagtctcagggaggaggtagttatagactacatttagcaccagaggcctaattttacaaggagagtaggtcaaacagTAACTGTCCTAGgccaagcaaactgctgtgtgcacagtTGTCAAGGCACCTGGGGAACGCCCtgggcccggggctcccacaCACAGGGTCCCCATCCCACAGGCTCCTGTGGGCTTCCCAGGGACAGCCAGATACAGAGAAATCTGAGAGaacaatttcagaaaaaaatttgtaAGATTTTGGGAACAGAAGGATGCTCTGGTATGCAATTCCCTTCTTAAActtaaaactgaaaagaaatgcaCCTCATCCCAGCTGCCTTCTTAGCCACTGGGGATCTTTCATCTTGGCTCTCAAATCTGGATCCCAGAGAAACAGCCAGTCCTGAACCTAACACCCAAATTGCAAAATCCTCAACCTATACAGCTCGCATCTACGATGATCAAACCAGTAAAAGGAATGTGAAATAACTTGTTCCAACCATCAACTTGGACCATGGAGTGAATTTGCAAGTATTATCTTGAATTCCAAAGATGTTTCCAGTTACACTTAGAATCGACTATTTCCATATAAAAAAATATCACAATGAACATGCACTGACTAAATTTTaagaactattttaaaattttgtcccaTGTATGACATTTGTAAACTCTCAATGACAGAAATGTAGCCCAATTTATTCCTTCAAGTTTACTTGTCATCCCAGTGAGGAGATTTGAAGCTATTTTCCTTAAAGACTTTTgaggtaaaaagaaagaggatgctTCAGTCCCAATCAGAaccaaacttttaaaagaatcattCTGGTCCCAAACTTGCAGCACAGAACACCCGGGCTTTTCCCTCAGGGCCCTCACCAAAGGGCTCTCCCTCAGGGGACTCAATCCCTGGGTTAAAATCTTTCCCGAATGTgttgaaaggggtagtttaggatcatgtatgtcaccagaaggaaagctagaggttaaaatacaggaatgtataaaactgtgattcttgtggtggacaatgactgtttTCAACAGTATAGatataaaaaaaagttctttcatgaactggaacaaatgtccAACACTattgcaaggagttaataatagagtggtatatggaaaaaaaaatgttccactgtaaactatggactatagttaacagtaatatcttaatattctttcatcaatagtaacaagtgtaccacaccaatactagggggcCAATCATAGAGGGCGGATAAAGGGTATGGGTTGTTTTGgggtttcttttatattttttagttttattcttcagagtgatgaaaattttctaaaactgtggtgatgaatgcacaactttgtgatgatactgtgatccaTTGATAGTACACTCTGGATGGATTGTATTATGTGActgtatcaataaaattgcatcaaaaaaaaatctttcctgaaCCATTTAGTAGCTGCATAATCTTGAGTCAGTTACTTCATTCCTCCGAagtcagtaaaataaaataaaatagcggCCATGGTGCGAACCCATCAGGATGTTGTGCAGATTAAACAGGGTTACTGTCCTGGGTGGAGCTGACCTTTAGCATTTGCAAGAGactaggtgaaaaaaaaaaagagccatttTCCAGATAACTAAGCTAGTTATTTCAAAATCCACtatttgtattctttctttatatataacCCTCTGAATTCTTTCAGATGATATTCAAAAGTATTACCATTCAAAATACAGACCCCATACCACATAGatgataaaggaaagaaaacgCAGACAGCTTACACATTTGGCAGGAAAAAAATACTTTGTGAGTTGAAGATGTTGTTTCTCACATCTCTAGTTATCCATGGTGGAAAGACACAGCCTTTTCAGAAAGAGAATGAGGGCAGCAGAGAGAGAAGAAGTTAGGTTGATGGGAATTTCAGAATCTAGTTACAAAGGAGTTTGTCTAACCAGATGACAGGGCAGAAGAGAccatgttgggggggggggtcagagTTCACTCTCAAAATCGTTAAATATGTGCACTATTTACTCAAGTACAGCCAATTGTTTCAAATGTCACTTTGGGTCAGTATAAAATCTTCAAAACCCAGTGTTGTTAATGAAAGTGTGAGTTTGCAGAGCTTTGCAGGACTCAAGGGAGGATGAAAACCaaacacacccccacccccacccccacccccacccccaccttcaaGGAAGGCGCCTGCAGCTGAAATCAGACCCGAATCAGAAGTGTGTCTGGCTAGACTTAGACCGCAATCACTCAATACTCTCCACAACCTTTCTAAAAAGGACAGAGAAATACAACAGCTCCAGCTTCTTTCCACTCGGAGTTCCCTGGAGACGCCAGTCAAGCCTGGGACGAAATACTGTTTTACCCCTTGGGCTTTTAAAGTTAATCTACTGCGTAACACGAATTCGGCGGGGGCCCCAGCGCAGAGCTGACGAGCGGGAGCGGCGGGGACCCTCCACCCAGCCAGAGGCTCGGATCCACCCAGCGCTCCCTAGGGCTCCTCCAGCCCCGCCGCGTTCCTTCCACTGCGCCGACAGGTCCGGGTTTAAGAGATGCTAAATATTGCAGGGTTTTCACCAACACAAGCAGCCAGAGCAACCTCGGGGCGTAAGGGCTGCAAGTTGCGCAAAAGAGGGGAAGGGAAAGTTGTTCTCCTGGACACCTGGGAAGCGGACTGTAAACTTTCCCCAGAATTTCTCAAACCCCAAGTTCCTTTCTTGTACATTCTCGGACAAGCAGAGCAAGCCCAAGCAGAAGCGAGGGCAAGCTAGCGCGGAGAAGGTTCTCCATACCAAACCAGCCCAGAAAACAAGGGGTGAGGACGCGGGGGGCAGAGACGGCTGCGGAGGCCGAGGACGCGCCTCGGGCACACAGCCACCGCACACAGACCCCTCCCTCCGCGCCCCTCGCCCTCTGGCTCCAGCCTcgcgccccgcgccccgcgcccccaCCTTGGCGTAGCAGAAGCAGATGAGCAGCAGCGGCAGCAGGTAGCCGAAGACGAAGGTGCACACCACGTAGGCCTTCTTGTGGCGCTGGTTGGGCCACAGCTCCCAGCAGAAGGTCTGGTTGCTGACGTTGCGGTGGAAGAGGCGCTGGTGGTAGGCGACCGGCGAGGCCATGGTGATGGACAGCACCCAGATGAGGCCCACGCCCAGCAGTGCGTTGCGGGACACCCGCAGCGAGGAGGAGCGCCGCGAGTGCACGATGGCCACGTAGCGGTCCACGGACATCGCGGCCAGGGTGAAGATGCTGACCAGCATGGAGACGGTGAAGAAGTAGTGGATGAACTTGCAGATGAAGGCACCCAGCACCCAGGTGGGCAAGGCGTACACCGTGGCCTGGAAGGGGATGCAGAAGAGCAGGTAGGCCAGGTCGGCGATGCTCAGGTTGAGGATGAACAGGTTGGTGGTGCTGCGCGGCTTGCCCGGCTTGCTGCGCGCCAGCACGGTGATTACCAGGCTGTTGCCCAGCACTCCCAGCGCGAAGATGAGGCCAAACGCCACCAGCGTGATGAAGTTCTCGACGCCTATGCCGAAAAGCGGCCTCGGCTCGCGGCTGCCGGGCTCGGGCCCCGTCGCGTTCCCCTCGCTCAGGTTCCCCGCCGCCGCCAGCTCCATGGCCCGCGGGTGCGCCCCGGGCGCGGGCAGGGGGCACCTGGGGAGGGCGCACGGTCAGCAGACGCGGAGCCCTAGCCCCGGGCAGGGAGAGCCTCCTGATGAACGCGGCCCGGGGCGACCGAGCCCAATGACACCGTCTCTGTTGCGGGGCGGGAGCGGGAAGTGGACCTCGCGGGACGCGGGACGCGGGCGGCGGTCGGGGAGTGCTGGGAGACCTCTGCCCCGGCGCCTTCGCCGGCTGCGCAGCCACGGAGCCGCGAGCGTGGATGGACTCACCGCTCTGTCgcggagaagggagaagagatcCCTCGGGTGGCCTTACCGCCTCGTAAACCTTGCTGCCGGTGGGCTCACGCTCCTAGAGTGGCTACGGGTGGCACCTGTTGCTTCCAGCCTCTACGCTGGCCGGGGCGCGGGCGCCCTGCGGGCTTTCAGCCGGGCCCCCGGCCGCAGGGCGCGAAGAGCTCTGCTCTTCCAGCGCCCCCGCGCTGCCACCTCCCGGAGGTCAGCAGCTCCTTTCCCCTCCCGGTTCTTGCAGGGGTGGAAAGCAGTCTGCAGGGCGAGCGCGCTCTCTTTCCGTTGTTTCCCGGCGGCTGGCAGTTGGGTGCTCTCTGCTGTCACTGGGAGAGGTAGTGCGAACTCAGCGCACTTCGGTCCGCGCGCCCTGGGTGCCTCCCACGTCCCCGGGAAGTCACAGCGTGCGAGGAGGGACTGGACGAATCCTAACCGGGTGGGTCGCCGCCCACCTTCTGAGTGGGATGAGCCGCGCGCTCCTCTGCAAGGCGAGGACCTCCTGGGTCTCTGCCGGGGGCAGTTACTGGCCCGAGTGAGCGAGGGAAGCTGGGCGCGCTCCCGTGCGCGCTGGGCAAGGAGACGACAGTGTGCGCAGACCTTCCTGATCCTTCGGTATTGTTCATCCTGGTTCTGGCTCCGGGGCGGCCCTCGGCGGGAGCGCCTCCTGCCCAGGGTTGGCGGTGTCCATAGGCAAAAAGGAAATGCCCCTGGGCCTGCTACCTGGAGTTTTGGAAAACTCTCTGCTtaatccccactcccacccacctCACTGCCACGGAGGAATTaagcatgaaagaaaaatgaacaggcaGTTTGGGTTGTCGTTTTAAACGTTTATGAGAAGATTAAAGAGAAAGGAGCTGTGTTTACATCATTCAGCTTTAGATCATTTTTGCCTTGTTATTCATCTGAGTGACACAAACAGAAGTTCTGACATATGCAGTATTTGTCAACTGAAAGAACCTGTTTAATATCTCACAACTGCTGCTAAGATGTGAATATGTCAACAAGAAATTGAGCTGTTTGAGTAGTGTTGGTAAACACTGTCCTTGATTGTAAATCTCAGGAGTTCTCAACTAGAGAACTGAAATGGATTCATTTATTTGCAGAGCTTATGTGATTTGTCTATGTTGACTTTCAAAAACACCAGTGTGCTTCCAGCAGTCCCCAAATGGTTGATGAGTGcccattatgtgccagacactctgCTTGAGGAAAAGGGTAATGCAAAGATGAATAGAATGCAGTGTTTCCTGGAGGAGCTCCCCGTCTGGTAGGAGACAGAGGTTTAGATACAGAACAGGGCAAGGGCTGTAATAAAAGTGTGGAAAAGAATATACAAGAGCAATCTTTGCCTTGGGGAGTTTGGGAAGCAAGCAGTACCTCACTTCTCTTTCTATCTAGCTCTGCTCTGCCTCATCTCCAGCAATATTTTCATGCAGTGTTTGAACACCTCCTGTGTACCAGGTGCTTTGCCTAGAGtcatttttcacttaatatgCAAACATTCCTTGCCAGGCGCTTATATTCATCCACGCTTTCTGGgggatgaaattgagtttatgtaATTTGTTAATCCAAGTATCATGCTAAGTCTGAGAATGCTCTTACCTACCCTAAGAGGATACCTCAAAACCTTGTGTTGCCTGGCCTCcgtgcccttctcttcccccaggTGCTCTCTCACTTGGGCTTTTGTGACATCCTTTTTTATTGGGCAGCTCTGCTGCATTGCGTTGTTCGTAAAATGGTTAGGGGGGagtctcttaaaatttttatgaactatttttttaaaatttttattttgaaataaagtcaaacttacaggaacagttgcaaaaataatataaaccccatacacagaactccagcctaccccaatccccctccaccgataccccaatctaccaactttaatattttgtcactttaccatttctttctttccctccctccctgtctatcatccatcatctattgctctgtcttctgaatatatgacagcaagttgcacacatccttgaacaaataatataattcacgtatacatttcctatgaatgagaatattcatttatataatcacattaagtgtagttaagaagttcaagaaatttaacattgatataaagcttacattctatatttcatttttttcttatgtcccaattgtgtccttttgagccttttctcctctattcttagtctcatccaggatcatctatggcatttaattgtcattatctatttagactgtctttttttttcaattgtggaaacatatatacagcataaatcttcccattccaacccctccctagcattccattagtgggattaatcacattcacaaggttgcaacgccatcaccttcccatcacccattactagaaatttcccttcaccccaaacagaaaccctacactcatttcttattaactccccattgccccttaccccacttctcataacccatactctacttttcatctctgtgatcatattctctgatacttcctttgtgtttaccatggggcttaaatttaacatcttaagtctataatcatcttgttttctttgacaccaacttaacttcaataggacacataaactatgttcctatactcctccattcccccacctttatatagttcttgtcaaaaattacatattttacattgaatccaaaaccactgatttatcactatactttatgtcttttagatcctgtaggaagtaaatagtggagttacaaatcaaaaatacagtagtattggtatttatatttaccatgtgttctttactggaaatccttatttcttcatgtggtttcagtcaattgtttagtgtcccttcctttcagcctacacaattccctttagcatttcttacaggactgatctactggtgatgaagtccctcagcttttgattatctgggaatgttttcatctccccctcactgttaacctccaggtgtttgtgaattttctaagtctctgatggttattgacttctatttgtattccattgtggtcagagaatgtgctttgaataatttcaattttttaaaatttattgaggcttgtttaatgtcccagcctatggtctattctggaga includes:
- the GALR1 gene encoding galanin receptor type 1 isoform X2; the protein is MELAAAGNLSEGNATGPEPGSREPRPLFGIGVENFITLVAFGLIFALGVLGNSLVITVLARSKPGKPRSTTNLFILNLSIADLAYLLFCIPFQATVYALPTWVLGAFICKFIHYFFTVSMLVSIFTLAAMSVDRYVAIVHSRRSSSLRVSRNALLGVGLIWVLSITMASPVAYHQRLFHRNVSNQTFCWELWPNQRHKKAYVVCTFVFGYLLPLLLICFCYAKVLNHLHKKLKNMSKKSEASKKKTAQTVLVVVVVFGISWLPHHIIHLWAEFGVFPLTPASFFFRITAHCLAYSNSSVNPIIYAFLSENFRKAYKQVFRDTIY
- the GALR1 gene encoding galanin receptor type 1 isoform X3; the protein is MELAAAGNLSEGNATGPEPGSREPRPLFGIGVENFITLVAFGLIFALGVLGNSLVITVLARSKPGKPRSTTNLFILNLSIADLAYLLFCIPFQATVYALPTWVLGAFICKFIHYFFTVSMLVSIFTLAAMSVDRYVAIVHSRRSSSLRVSRNALLGVGLIWVLSITMASPVAYHQRLFHRNVSNQTFCWELWPNQRHKKAYVVCTFVFGYLLPLLLICFCYAKVLNHLHKKLKNMSKKSEASKKKNHGALPGVQQLLREPHHLRVSLGELQEGLQAGVQRHHLLSGKKDFLEFICMDHSRFQL
- the GALR1 gene encoding galanin receptor type 1 isoform X1 is translated as MELAAAGNLSEGNATGPEPGSREPRPLFGIGVENFITLVAFGLIFALGVLGNSLVITVLARSKPGKPRSTTNLFILNLSIADLAYLLFCIPFQATVYALPTWVLGAFICKFIHYFFTVSMLVSIFTLAAMSVDRYVAIVHSRRSSSLRVSRNALLGVGLIWVLSITMASPVAYHQRLFHRNVSNQTFCWELWPNQRHKKAYVVCTFVFGYLLPLLLICFCYAKVLNHLHKKLKNMSKKSEASKKKTAQTVLVVVVVFGISWLPHHIIHLWAEFGVFPLTPASFFFRITAHCLAYSNSSVNPIIYAFLSENFRKAYKQVFRCHLRHESPLSDAKENKSRVDTPPSTNCTHV